A part of Aspergillus flavus chromosome 1, complete sequence genomic DNA contains:
- a CDS encoding AAA family ATPase, with the protein MYILYDTEHESNDSDSEMSSFSEEEATCERGAPTTSDPNSQPVKYAPTGSISEVHNLYESKPDKRGRTTWTKEYPDDLTVPVENTESGQYALLVRNVKCYDGRKPLQIHSIVVQSELLKEFLVRVFMDYPGLTMTLKRVEFKPPFMPFVHRWEEFQKARDEVKDPMTKSVVDLLYNILEEELRETITRRKDLILNGVVTHDMLWAIFEPGVNVYCIHGDHERVLQSLSASTNCEGVFVVSAKYVDYDGNGFGYRKQGQCIPPFQGTVPITSLPVFPLHFHPNAGGVRDNLISRGRLWEEHSGYHYKQYEGPGFTKFMGQTMQLNVKSRIIIDGEAFNTFNPNDSTRIDGCTKTLSDEQRLLATPILRGYSLKDKRWLEFYLEGVRDIVWDSQAFDSLVLPAEQQRLKGLILAIAKAQSKQMDTFDDIVQGKGRGVIIQLSGPPGVGKTLTAESVAEVMRVPLYVLSAGDLGTSPGNVEKALKDILRMVPKWGAVLLLDEADVFMETRNSKDLERNELVSIFLRLLEYYEGILFLTTNRAESIDPAFESRIHVSVRYPDLDAKSRRQIWTQFLGANGGFSSEQLDYLAQVKLNGRQIKNVLKTAHLLAREQDHEIGYDHVRTVLDLRAPSNANLMDETD; encoded by the exons ATGTACATCCTATACGACACAGAACACGAATCTAACGATAGCGATAGCGAAATGTCGTCATTttcagaagaggaagcaacATGCGAGAGAGGAGCTCCGACGACCTCAG ACCCAAACTCTCAGCCCGTGAAGTATGCCCCCACCGGTTCCATCTCCGAGGTCCATAACCTCTACGAGTCAAAGCCGGACAAAAGGGGTCGCACAACGTGGACGAAGGAATACCCTGATGACCTCACCGTCCCGGTCGAGAATACTGAATCCGGCCAATACGCACTCCTGGTGCGAAATGTGAAGTGTTACGACGGCCGTAAACCCCTGCAGATTCACTCCATCGTCGTTCAGAGTGAATTACTGAAGGAGTTTCTAGTCAGGGTCTTCATGGACTACCCCGGCCTGACGATGACGTTGAAGCGGGTTGAGTTCAAGCCACCATTCATGCCGTTTGTCCACCGGTGGGAGGAATTCCAGAAGGCCAGGGACGAAGTCAAAGACCCCATGACCAAGTCCGTAGTCGACCTACTCTATAACATTCtagaagaagagcttcgTGAGACTATTACCCGCAGGAAGGACCTGATTCTCAATGGCGTTGTCACTCACGATATGCTTTGGGCGATCTTTGAACCGGGAGTCAATGTTTATTGTATTCATGGCGATCATGAACGTGTCCTCCAGTCATTGTCGGCCTCGACCAACTGTGAAGGAGTATTTGTTGTGTCCGCTAAGTACGTTGACTATGATGGAAATGGCTTTGGATATAGGAAGCAAGGCCAATGCATCCCCCCTTTCCAAGGGACAGTGCCAATCACTTCCCTACCCGTTTTCCCTCTACATTTCCACCCAAATGCAGGCGGCGTACGGGACAATCTCATTTCCAGGGGAAGATTGTGGGAGGAACACAGCGGATATCACTACAAGCAGTACGAAGGACCTGGGTTCACCAAATTCATGGGACAGACCATGCAGCTCAACGTCAAGAGCCGAATCATTATTGACGGCGAGGCCTTCAATACTTTCAACCCCAACGACTCCACCAGAATTGATGGCTGCACCAAAACTCTCAGCGATGAGCAACGGCTTCTGGCGACTCCCATTCTGCGTGGGTACTCGCTAAAGGATAAAAGATGGCTCGAATTCTATCTCGAAGGGGTAAGGGATATTGTCTGGGACTCACAGGCTTTCGACTCGCTGGTCCTTCCGGCAGAGCAGCAGCGACTGAAAGGTCTGATTCTGGCCATCGCAAAGGCACAGTCGAAGCAGATGGATACCTTTGACGACATAGTGCAGGGCAAGGGTCGGGGCGTCATCATACAGCTGAGTGGCCCTCCCGGAGTAGGAAAGACGCTCACGGCTGAAAGTGTAGCGGAGGTGATGCGGGTTCCTTTGTATGTTTTGAGTGCGGGAGACCTAGGCACATCCCCTGGGAATGTCGAAAAGGCACTGAAGGATATCCTTCGCATGGTCCCTAAGTGGGGTGCAGTTCTTCTGCTCGACGAGGCGGATGTGTTCATGGAGACGCGTAATTCCAAGGATCTGGAGCGGAATGAGTTGGTTTCAATCTTCTTGCGACTGTTGGAATATTATGAG GGTATTTTGTTCCTCACGACCAATCGTGCCGAAAGCATTGATCCGGCTTTCGAGTCGCGTATTCATGTGTCGGTTCGGTACCCTGACCTCGATGCCAAGTCACGGCGCCAGATCTGGACACAATTCCTGGGCGCGAATGGCGGGTTCTCGTCGGAACAGCTGGACTATCTTGCCCAGGTGAAGCTAAATGGTCGACAGATCAAGAACGTGCTGAAGACGGCGCATCTTCTGGCGCGCGAGCAGGATCATGAGATTGGATATGATCATGTTCGGACGGTTTTGGACTTGCGGGCACCAAGTAATGCGAATTTGATGGATGAGACTGATTAA